In one Arachis duranensis cultivar V14167 chromosome 9, aradu.V14167.gnm2.J7QH, whole genome shotgun sequence genomic region, the following are encoded:
- the LOC107464289 gene encoding TMV resistance protein N-like, which yields MDLQKLNLDNTNETENSFVKDQNYAHIESLLRTQQREVLVIGVWGMGGIGKTTIAAAIFEEFSPKYEVSCFLANVREESSKHGVKYIFNKLLCELLQEDIHIDTPTIISSTIMSRLRHKKALIVLDDVNSSDLLDNVLGVGHDYLGVGSRVIVTTRDRHVLTCRAVDQILEVKEMNYHNSLKLFSLNAFNQIHPPENGFQELSKRAVAYAKGNPLALKVLGNRLRD from the exons ATGGATCTGCAGAAATTGAATCTCGATAATACAAATGAAACCGAAAACTCTTTTGTGAAGGACCAAAACTATGCACATATTGAATCTTTATTGAGAACCCAACAAAGAGAAGTTCTAGTAATTGGAGTATGGGGCATGGGCGGTATAGGTAAGACAACCATTGCTGCTGCTATATTTGAAGAGTTCTCTCCCAAATATGAAGTCAGTTGTTTCTTGGCAAATGTAAGAGAAGAATCATCAAAGCATGGAGTCAAATACATATTCAATAAGCTTCTTTGTGAGTTACTACAAGAAGATATTCATATTGATACCCCCACAATCATATCCTCTACTATTATGAGTAGATTGAGGCACAAGAAAGCTCTTATTGTTCTAGATGATGTGAATAGTTCTGATCTTCTTGATAATGTGCTCGGAGTAGGACACGATTATCTAGGAGTTGGTAGCAGAGTCATTGTGACAACTCGAGATAGGCATGTCCTTACATGTAGAGCCGTTGACCAAATTCTTGAAGTCAAGGAAATGAACTATCATAACTCCCTTAAACTCTTTAGCTTGAATGCCTTTAACCAGATCCATCCACCTGAGAATGGATTCCAGGAGCTATCGAAGAGAGCAGTTGCTTACGCCAAAGGCAACCCTTTAGCTCTAAAGGTTTTGGG aaacagactcagagaTTGA